Proteins encoded in a region of the Candidatus Syntrophosphaera sp. genome:
- a CDS encoding phosphoenolpyruvate carboxykinase (ATP), translated as MASKSSAEYYGSFKEMSPIRAIAETLMNTHNVRKIDIREAYELAKKQPGVTVTDLPVYPEFIKLHNLPVDAKVLDDCHGNIIGRTAKARRFYHRLDAPKKNKLEGDFREAVWQMQHYPLIKAEAILGLDPDLMIKATFITTETDVANVYNWLLNFAPYEQLKEQYEQSPKLPIQDVILIAFNEWTCDDPFYNNVGAPQLALVDEKHNVIVNLGMRYFGERKKGTLTMAWTSGIRIGMAACHGGIKELDFGTCKEAQYHKLGKRSIAFYGLSGTGKSSHTNSHDNAGTMPEGVGKVVLHDDAFQIDLDNKLCRVWEPTLFDKTDSRPPDHPDWKYTLAVMNHMIAEVGGKRVPIGQDARNQNGRALLDRALLGNYVNRCAFPKALVWLMKDSVLPPILRLADKNLAIAMGAALMTQRNRAENVTEEELNKLVFEPFANPFRVYELYRDVEAFLHVADNGADFYCFNSRGYWKESDDALEAIPLKTSLTLQTAILLDQLEWEAWPALPGAMIPTRESVDKILPGYYDRYDPAKRGNKEKYEALLKDRFQQRRDYLMGSDLTEKPELQKAVVDALNLKI; from the coding sequence ATGGCCAGCAAAAGCAGCGCCGAATATTACGGCAGCTTTAAAGAAATGTCTCCGATCCGCGCCATCGCCGAGACGCTCATGAACACCCACAACGTGCGCAAGATCGATATCCGCGAAGCCTATGAACTGGCAAAAAAACAGCCAGGCGTCACGGTGACCGACCTGCCGGTGTATCCGGAATTCATCAAACTCCACAACCTGCCCGTGGACGCGAAGGTGCTGGACGACTGCCACGGCAATATCATCGGCCGGACGGCCAAGGCCCGGCGCTTTTACCACCGGCTTGATGCTCCCAAAAAAAACAAACTTGAAGGCGATTTCCGCGAAGCGGTCTGGCAGATGCAGCACTATCCATTGATCAAGGCCGAAGCGATCCTGGGCCTGGACCCGGACCTGATGATCAAGGCCACCTTCATCACCACGGAAACCGATGTGGCCAACGTCTACAACTGGCTGCTGAATTTCGCGCCCTACGAACAGCTGAAGGAGCAGTATGAGCAAAGCCCCAAGCTGCCGATCCAGGATGTTATCCTGATCGCCTTCAACGAATGGACCTGCGACGATCCGTTTTACAACAACGTGGGCGCGCCGCAGCTGGCCCTGGTGGACGAAAAGCACAACGTGATCGTGAACCTGGGCATGCGCTATTTCGGCGAACGCAAGAAAGGCACCCTCACCATGGCCTGGACCTCCGGGATCCGCATCGGCATGGCGGCCTGCCACGGCGGGATCAAGGAACTGGATTTCGGCACCTGCAAAGAGGCACAATACCACAAGCTGGGCAAGCGCTCCATCGCTTTCTACGGCCTTTCCGGCACCGGAAAATCCTCGCACACCAACAGTCACGATAACGCGGGCACCATGCCGGAGGGAGTTGGCAAAGTGGTGCTGCACGACGACGCCTTCCAGATCGACCTGGATAACAAGCTTTGCCGAGTTTGGGAACCCACCCTCTTCGACAAGACCGACAGCCGCCCGCCCGACCATCCGGACTGGAAATACACCCTGGCCGTGATGAACCACATGATCGCGGAAGTGGGCGGCAAACGCGTTCCCATCGGCCAGGACGCCCGCAATCAGAACGGACGCGCCCTGCTCGACCGCGCCCTCCTGGGCAACTATGTGAACCGCTGCGCTTTCCCCAAGGCCCTGGTTTGGCTGATGAAGGATTCCGTGCTGCCCCCCATTCTCCGGCTGGCGGACAAGAACCTCGCCATCGCGATGGGCGCTGCCCTCATGACCCAACGCAACCGCGCGGAGAACGTGACCGAGGAAGAGCTGAACAAACTCGTGTTCGAGCCCTTTGCCAACCCCTTCCGGGTTTACGAGCTCTACCGCGACGTGGAGGCCTTCCTCCACGTGGCCGACAACGGCGCGGATTTCTACTGCTTCAATTCCCGCGGCTACTGGAAGGAATCGGACGATGCCCTGGAAGCCATACCGCTCAAGACCTCGCTCACCCTGCAAACCGCCATCCTGCTCGACCAGTTGGAATGGGAAGCCTGGCCGGCTCTGCCTGGGGCCATGATCCCCACCCGCGAGAGCGTGGATAAGATCCTGCCCGGCTACTATGACAGGTACGATCCGGCCAAGCGCGGCAACAAGGAGAAATACGAGGCCCTGCTCAAGGACCGCTTCCAGCAGCGCCGGGATTACCTGATGGGCAGCGACCTGACTGAAAAACCCGAACTGCAGAAAGCCGTCGTGGACGCGCTGAACCTGAAAATCTAA